ACCTCCGTCAGCTGGTGAACCATGGGATGCAGTATGACGGTTCTTTGATACTACTATATATGTATTTTTTGCATCATATCCCCCTGCCCCGAATACCAGGTCATATCTCTGGTAATCAAAGGTTCCCCTATCCGGTGTGATATTGGTAGGAATGGGGCCAAAAGCCAGTGCATCGATAGTGGCCCAGTGGGCACGTAATTGTTTTCCTACAATTTGACTAAGCCAGGTGGACACCAGTTCAGGTTTTTCAGGGTCTACCTCTATCTTGAATTCGCCTTTGTTTGTCTGGACACTGTACTCGGTGGTCTGTTCCTCTTTCTCTTCGCCACCTTTTACAATGCCTATCGTTGCCCTGCTAATGCAGGAAGTTTGTGTTTTAGTGAGAAGACCGCCAAGAGATGCCCCTTCTTCTATTTCAACAGAGACCTCGTTCAGTTCTACAGTGATAGTGCTTGTCAATAATCCTCCTCCATGTGAAACATCTACTGTATAATGTTAATGAGTAATACTACTTAAATAATGCAACAGGACAATACTACAGTAGAATCACCCTGATTACCAATATTATTCGTATTTGTTTGAACAAACTATAAATCTTTTGATATCCCTTCAAGTGCCTCTTCTCTTTCATCTCTTGTCAGATGGCTCAGCACCTCTGAAGTTTCACCGATATCTACTATCTTGCCGAGTCTCATAAGTGCTGCCCTGTCGCATACCTCGGCAACGAAATCCATATCATGGGATACAATAACAAAAGTCTCACCCAATGTTTCCCTTGCGTGTAGAATGGATTTGGAAACCTCAATCTTTGTAATAGGGTCCATGGTACCTGTGGGTTCATCAAATACCAGTATTCTGGGCTCCTTCATTAATACTTGTGCCATCGCTACCCTGTGATTCTCACCTTCACTGAGTTCGTTAGGCATTTTTTGCAGTATGTCAGTGGCTTTATTCTCAGAAAATCCTGCAGTCATCAGGGTTTGGATAGCCTTGCGTTCTCCCAGTTCGTGTGGAAGTTCAAGACCAATTGACTCGGTCAGGTTATCCACTACATTCCTGTGAGGATACAGGCTGTATTCCTGGTGAAGCATACCAACATATTTGGTGGCCCTTCCCTTACCATTTGGACCCAATACAGTCATATCCACCCAATCATCTCCTATCTTGATGTGTATATCACCAGTAGTGGGTTGTAAAAGACCTGTAATTATCTTGGATGTGGTAGTCTTGCCTGCGCCGCTTACTCCTATCAGGCCAAAAATCTCTCCTTCCCTTACCTCAAAGTCTATATCATTAACAGCATTGACTACACCTCTATCAAGTGAGAAATATTTCATCTTGAGGCCTTTAGCCTTGATAATTAAATCCCCCAAAGCGTAATCATGTTTCTCGATTACAGAGGCTTCTTTCATGAATGTGGAACAAACCTCTTTTGGATCACCCTGGGCTACTATCTCCCCATCTTCTAAGAGTATTGCCGTATCTGACAGCTCTTCAATAACGTGGGGCCAGTGTGAAGTAATGATAAGGGACATATTATACTGTTTCACAGAGTTCATTATACTATTATGAACAAGTTCGGCTGTTTTCGGGTCAAGTGTACCTGTAGGTTCATCGGCCAGTAGCATCATGGGATCCTTGACAAGCTGTCTTGCCAGTACTACCCGCTGTTTCTCACCACCGCTTAACTCCCTGGCAATATGCATCATACGGTGAGACAGGTTTACCTGATCCAGCAGGTCGGCAGCTTTATGAATAGCTGAAGGCCCTTTTTCCCCGATCTCGTTAAGTGCATTCATCACGTTTACTATGACCCTGTCATCGCCGTATAGTGCAAATGTACGCTGCAGCATAATAGCAAGCCGCCGGGATATGTCTCTTCTGACGGGATCGTGGAGTGGAAGTGTTACAAAATCTGCAACTATTTCTTTCAGTTCACTATCACATTTTTTGCAGGAATTGCCTGCATGACTTGCGGGTT
The window above is part of the ANME-2 cluster archaeon genome. Proteins encoded here:
- the atwA gene encoding methyl coenzyme M reductase system, component A2 yields the protein MSVFIEIKDLSVGFDDVDVLKNINLTINEGEAIGVLGKSGSGKSILMHVLRGVEKFDRISGQLLYHVARCESCGQIEPASHAGNSCKKCDSELKEIVADFVTLPLHDPVRRDISRRLAIMLQRTFALYGDDRVIVNVMNALNEIGEKGPSAIHKAADLLDQVNLSHRMMHIARELSGGEKQRVVLARQLVKDPMMLLADEPTGTLDPKTAELVHNSIMNSVKQYNMSLIITSHWPHVIEELSDTAILLEDGEIVAQGDPKEVCSTFMKEASVIEKHDYALGDLIIKAKGLKMKYFSLDRGVVNAVNDIDFEVREGEIFGLIGVSGAGKTTTSKIITGLLQPTTGDIHIKIGDDWVDMTVLGPNGKGRATKYVGMLHQEYSLYPHRNVVDNLTESIGLELPHELGERKAIQTLMTAGFSENKATDILQKMPNELSEGENHRVAMAQVLMKEPRILVFDEPTGTMDPITKIEVSKSILHARETLGETFVIVSHDMDFVAEVCDRAALMRLGKIVDIGETSEVLSHLTRDEREEALEGISKDL